One Drosophila subpulchrella strain 33 F10 #4 breed RU33 chromosome 2R, RU_Dsub_v1.1 Primary Assembly, whole genome shotgun sequence genomic window, CCTTTAAATGATCTGTGTGCTGTATCTATTTAACACTTTACAACGATGCCCTTACTTAATTCTAAAATCAACTGTTTGTACTTGGCAGCTCAAGATCATCTTCTTCGCCGACTTCCAGCATAACTTGCATTATCTTCCGCTTCAGCCTTTTGCGGGATGTTTCAGAGTTTAGGTTGCGGAATTCAATGGCTATTAATTCGCCAAAGGCGTCCCATTGGTCACGACCACTGGGTGGTATATGAACAGGAGCGGAAACGGTGGGTGCTTCTgccaaccgactcggagcagATGAGTTGCAAGGCGACGCAGGTTCAGGAGGCATTGGAATAGGTTCGCTGACCTTTGTAACCTCACTGGTTTCTGCTTCGTTTTCTACAATCAAGGACTCCAAGCTTTCTATTGAGGATTGGCTCTGCTTTTCCGCTTCTTGTTCGGGGAAACTAAAGTCCAGCTTTGTGATCAGTTTCTACAGGTAAAAGGGAAAGATGGGTTAACATATGGGTTACAGATTGAAATAGAGGTAGCGTACCTTGCACTGAGGTCCTTGCTGATATCCTGGACGCGGTTCTATCACAGAACGCAGAAACATCAGCGTTTTGAAGTGCTCCCATCGACAGGTCTTCTCGGAATCTCCGCCAGACTCCTCAAGTCGTCTCTCCAGTTTCTTAAGTTCCGAATTAAATTGGTTGCGAAGATTGTGCACCTTCTTGCCATAGTCGTTTTTAGTTATCCCCAGGGAAGCGCAAATGGAATCGATGGCTTTAGTCCTGCAATCCTTATTTTTGTACAGCTCGGAGTAGTGGTTCCACAAACAATCCGATGCGCGGTACAGTTCAATTAGCCTGGCAATCTTCTCGCGCGTCCAGATAGTCTGCTTCCTTTTCTGCCTTTTGGCCAGTTGAGTATCGCCCGCCTCGTCGGACTTATTTGGCATTTTAAGTCGTTAACAATTGGCTAAATTGCATTCCAGGAATTTACTTCAGTGCAGCTTGGGGATGGGCAAAGCAATGCTATCGACCATCCGACAGCTATCGATAGCAATCAGTATTTTTACAGTATTTTTTAATTCGGACAACCGATAGCTCCGCTCACGCACGCAAGAGACTCGCATCATTTGCAGTTATCGACTAGTCGATATATCTCATCGCAATTAAATAGATGTACTAcagtatataaataaaataaagtaaaataagtAAATCCGCTGGAATATGCTTTCGCGCTAACCCAAAACAATTGGAAAATGTGCGCGGGGCACCCGAATTTAATGTAGACTGTTTTCCGCGCTGGATATGGTGAGCAGGGACCACAAAACTGATAAATCCGAGGCCGACGCCCACTGAATGCTGTTTCCTGTACAGGAGTGTAGTTTTGGATAAACGCAATTTGGGTAATTAAAGAGCGGCCGTGGCGCACACCTGGTTCTACAGCCCCTCCATTTTCGATTCCAGACACTTTAGATAGCCGCCAGCGAACCCCGAACGTAAGCGCAATGTCACAAGTAATACCCAACACGCCCACACCCCAAATGCTGACGACATCAACGCCCATAGAACCCATGAAACCACCACCAGCGTTTCCCACGCTAGGCGGCGCAAACATTCACGAGCAGGCGTCCGATATGATTATACGGGCAACCACGATTTTCGAGGAGCTCAAGCACGACGACGCGAACCTGGAGAACGTGCCCCACCACGGAGTTGAGACTGAGCCGGAGGAGGATTCCCATTACGGCGACAACGGCAACTCCAAGATCCGGATAATGCCCAGTGTAAAGCTaatggccacgcccccttccTCTGATCCCAAGCGTAAGTTCGTCTGCCCGTACGACAACTGTACAAAGAGCTATGGCAAGAGCTCCCACCTGCGGTCCCACCTCACCTGGCACACGGGCATCAAGCCCTTCGTCTGCAGCGAGCCAAAGTGCGGCAAGGGATTCACGCGCTCCGACGAGCTCAACAGGCACCTGCGGACGCACACCGGCGAGAAGCCCTTCGAGTGCATCCAGTGCACCAAGAAGTTCTCACGCAGCGACCACCTCACCAAGCACCTGGCCACCCACGACCGCCAGCTAAAGAGCAGCCCGCATAAGAAATCGTTGCCGACCAGCGGAGGCGGAGGCGGCATGCGACTAAAGCCCTCGAAAAAGCATTCGCAGTCGGAGTCGGACTCGGGCTTTCACTTCATAGCCGCGATGGTTGGTTGCGGGGAGCCCAGCATGGACCACCaccatcatcagcagcagaaTCAGCTCCAGCCGCCCGTCGACTGCCACCACAAGCCGCTGAAGATCAAACTGGAAAGGCCAGAGCACAGCGACAAGTACCAGATCGTGGCCCCGGAGCACCAGCATCCGAGTCAGGGCCAGAACCAGAGCCAGCTGCCATCTTTCCTGGACCAGGCCAAGCCCGAGGTGAAATATGAGCCGGTCGATGAAATTGTACATACCCTCTCTCAGTTACCACCGGCGGACGGTCCCGGCACCTACGGGATGCCCCAGTTCGTCCAGGATCGGCCCTTCCGCTGCCGGCAGTGCGAGAAGCGGTTCAAGCGGCAGGACGACCTCAACCGGCACATACGAACGCACACTGGCGAGAAGCCCTACGCCTGCCCGCAGTGCTGTCGCCGATTCGTGAGGAGCGACCACTTGAAAAAGCACCAGCAGACGCATTTGAAGATACGATAGAAACTATTCTTAGTTATACTCCTTAAGTCGCTAGCCACTGGCATCCGCATCCAATTCATATTGGCTAAAACACGGCGTGTGTCGGGTGACGCACACAgtacaataaaattaaataaattcgcAATCTAACAATATTCCTACGCAAGATCTACGCTGGCTCTTAAATCTcaatttgtatgtatgtaaataaGTCGTatgcaattttaattttaattctaaCTGTTTTGTGTGTGCCAGAACATGAAGATATATTTCTAAACGTGCTgttttttactttttggctACTGTCCTTCCCGTATCCATTAATATAAAGTATTGCAGTAAACTGTTGTGCATTTATGGGATGGCTGATGAATATGGTAACTCATTAGGGGAACTTTAATGGGTACGCTCCTTGTTGGGAACTGGATGAATATAATGATTTGATTTCATGGAAACATAAAACCCCAATGTCATaattgaaatggaaaatattttagttttaattttttaagatatatagTATCTGATTAATAAAGAAACCATCGTCTATCGATACGTTTTATAGAAACCGCTCTATCGATAATAACACTGTCATCACCATTCGCATTTTGATTTAGCAATTTGAGAAATGTTTTTGTATTGCAAAAAGTAATCAAACACAAACAATGAGCGACTTCGATGTCCTGTGGGCGGATGTGTTGAAGATTTTTCCAGTCTTGGGTGGAGCGGTAGGTTCACTTCTTTGATAAACTGATAAGGATGTGTTCTAATAGCCATAGCATCCTCTTTAGAATGCGGTTTCCAGTGATCCAGTTGAGGAGAAGGTATTCGAAAATGTGCGAAAGCATCTGAAAATGTTGGGAAGCATAGATACCTTCGCTGCCCTAGTTGATCTGGAAATCCAGTCGACTATTAGAAATGTCCTGGTGCCGAAGTTTTGGAAACACTTTCATGCCGGCTTGGTCCCGGCGGAATTGCAGAACGGGATTGATGATCAAGCTCTGGCCATAGAAGCACTGCCCGATAAGAACCGACTTTTCACCCAGTTCATAGATGCCATCAACGAACTGCACGATGGTTTCCTGAGCCTGATGCAGGTTAAACCCAGGTTGATCCAGCTCATTGGAACTGAGGGAAAACCCGTCCCGAATTCGGTAAAGTTAATGCAGGAGGATGGGATCAGGAACAGCTTAAGGGACTCCTTGCTGGCTCAACTGCCTCCCACTTTTAGTGTTGTAGTCGGGGCCTTCTATTGGGTGCACTTCAAGCTCTTCACCAAAGCCTCAAATCTTGCCCTGGCCACAGTGGGTACGAACTATATACAGATACTATCCATCAGTTCCCATCCTTACATGCTTTGCTTTTCAGACTCAGATGTGTTCGATGAGCTCCTGTGCGTCGGGTGCAACTTCGATGTGGAGCAGTGCTGCTGCCAGAGGTTGACGGAAATGGTCAACAAGACCAATATGAAGCTATTCGAGATGAACCTGATAGATCGTCTAACTGGGAGTGCCTTAACAGCACTTATTAAGCTTAAAATCAAGGAGCATATTAACGACACTTGCATGGGCATTTTCGATAGGAGTCACCTTAAGCAGCTTGAAACCGTGAGTGGATTGCCTCTCTATTGATAACTTGGAACTAAAGAACTTAAACAACCTTTGCAGTGGCTGTCGGATGTCATAATGTCCTGGCTAACAAACATATTCACAGAATGGAAATCCAAAGATAGTATTAGCGATGCGGAAGTTCCCGAGTCTGTCAAATCCTTTAAAGTCAAACTAACTTACTTTATGTACGAAACATTTGCTCAGAGCGTTATTGGCCAATTCTTCAGCATTATTATTGGTATGTATATTTGGAACTAGTCATAAATGCTCGGTACTAAGTTTTTTGCAAATTGAAAAACAGACTATCCGGATTCAATTCCGGCTATAGATGACTTGAAGATTTGCATGGAGAAAATTGATATGCGAGTCTACCTGACTGAATCTCTTAGAAGCTCGCTGGAAGCAAGGATTCTGCATCCTGGAGTCAACACCATGGATATACTAACCGGTTATGTGGCAGCGATTAAAGCTATTCGTCATTTGGACAATACAGGAGTTATCTTGGAAATGGTAACGGCTCCCATTAAGGACTACCTACGGAAGCGAAACGACACTGTGCGACGTGTAGTGACGGGGCTCACTGAAGAGGGACCCACTGACTTATCCGAGGAACTCGCCAAGGGAGAGTCCATTAAGGAGGGCAAGGACTCTGCCACCGATGAGTTCAGCAACTGGGAAAATTGGGAACCAGATCCGTTTGGAATAGATGCCAGTATCATGCAGTACAACAGCTCGCGGAAGATGAGGTCGGCGGACATTATATCAATGGTGGTTGATATATACGGAAGTAAGGAGCTGTTTATGACGGAGTATCGCAATCTGATGGCAGATAGACTGCTGGCTCAGCTAGATTTTAATTCCGAAAAGGAAATTCGAAATCTAGAACTGCTGAAGATACGCTTCGGGGAATCTCTATTACACAGCTGCGAGGTGATGTTGAAAGACGTTACCGACTCGAAAAGAATCAATGCGCACATCCATAGCGATAGCAACCGTACTGAAAGTGGGTTACTTTTAatcttaaattattttgattGGTTTTAA contains:
- the LOC119551834 gene encoding uncharacterized protein LOC119551834, coding for MPNKSDEAGDTQLAKRQKRKQTIWTREKIARLIELYRASDCLWNHYSELYKNKDCRTKAIDSICASLGITKNDYGKKVHNLRNQFNSELKKLERRLEESGGDSEKTCRWEHFKTLMFLRSVIEPRPGYQQGPQCKKLITKLDFSFPEQEAEKQSQSSIESLESLIVENEAETSEVTKVSEPIPMPPEPASPCNSSAPSRLAEAPTVSAPVHIPPSGRDQWDAFGELIAIEFRNLNSETSRKRLKRKIMQVMLEVGEEDDLELPSTNS
- the LOC119551668 gene encoding zinc finger protein Xfin, producing the protein MSQVIPNTPTPQMLTTSTPIEPMKPPPAFPTLGGANIHEQASDMIIRATTIFEELKHDDANLENVPHHGVETEPEEDSHYGDNGNSKIRIMPSVKLMATPPSSDPKRKFVCPYDNCTKSYGKSSHLRSHLTWHTGIKPFVCSEPKCGKGFTRSDELNRHLRTHTGEKPFECIQCTKKFSRSDHLTKHLATHDRQLKSSPHKKSLPTSGGGGGMRLKPSKKHSQSESDSGFHFIAAMVGCGEPSMDHHHHQQQNQLQPPVDCHHKPLKIKLERPEHSDKYQIVAPEHQHPSQGQNQSQLPSFLDQAKPEVKYEPVDEIVHTLSQLPPADGPGTYGMPQFVQDRPFRCRQCEKRFKRQDDLNRHIRTHTGEKPYACPQCCRRFVRSDHLKKHQQTHLKIR
- the LOC119550748 gene encoding anaphase-promoting complex subunit 2, which codes for MSDFDVLWADVLKIFPVLGGANAVSSDPVEEKVFENVRKHLKMLGSIDTFAALVDLEIQSTIRNVLVPKFWKHFHAGLVPAELQNGIDDQALAIEALPDKNRLFTQFIDAINELHDGFLSLMQVKPRLIQLIGTEGKPVPNSVKLMQEDGIRNSLRDSLLAQLPPTFSVVVGAFYWVHFKLFTKASNLALATVDSDVFDELLCVGCNFDVEQCCCQRLTEMVNKTNMKLFEMNLIDRLTGSALTALIKLKIKEHINDTCMGIFDRSHLKQLETWLSDVIMSWLTNIFTEWKSKDSISDAEVPESVKSFKVKLTYFMYETFAQSVIGQFFSIIIDYPDSIPAIDDLKICMEKIDMRVYLTESLRSSLEARILHPGVNTMDILTGYVAAIKAIRHLDNTGVILEMVTAPIKDYLRKRNDTVRRVVTGLTEEGPTDLSEELAKGESIKEGKDSATDEFSNWENWEPDPFGIDASIMQYNSSRKMRSADIISMVVDIYGSKELFMTEYRNLMADRLLAQLDFNSEKEIRNLELLKIRFGESLLHSCEVMLKDVTDSKRINAHIHSDSNRTENQLFDISSLIVSAQFWPSFNKESLQLPEEIENEFKKYTKAYEAYKGNRTLNWRTVTGRVNIEIEIGDRTMEMVVSPTLAVIIYHFQNKNEWTIEDLSSITKVPPSALRRRLSFWQNHGLISETTPGIFTLLEKESEKSQFEDMSLAEADEEDLESAMASASDQREEELQVFWSYIVGMLTNLDSMPIDRIHQMLKLFASHSGGVEFTQDELKHFLQRKVREHKLIFSGGVYQLAK